One window of the Trueperaceae bacterium genome contains the following:
- the tuf gene encoding elongation factor Tu (EF-Tu; promotes GTP-dependent binding of aminoacyl-tRNA to the A-site of ribosomes during protein biosynthesis; when the tRNA anticodon matches the mRNA codon, GTP hydrolysis results; the inactive EF-Tu-GDP leaves the ribosome and release of GDP is promoted by elongation factor Ts; many prokaryotes have two copies of the gene encoding EF-Tu) translates to PGGVEMVMPGDNVELGVELIKPIAMEEGLRFAIREGGRTVGAGVVTAVTK, encoded by the coding sequence GCCTGGTGGGGTGGAGATGGTTATGCCGGGGGATAATGTTGAGCTTGGGGTTGAGTTGATCAAGCCGATCGCGATGGAGGAGGGTCTCCGGTTCGCGATCCGTGAGGGTGGTCGTACCGTTGGTGCGGGCGTCGTCACGGCAGTGACCAAGTAA